Within Dermatophagoides farinae isolate YC_2012a chromosome 8, ASM2471394v1, whole genome shotgun sequence, the genomic segment TTttaaagtattttttttttttgaaaaggaGAAAAGAATGATGGCTATAGTTCcccaatgaattgaattgaatagaatAATCTTCAATGGAATTCCAATCGTAATATTCCATATctatatttgttttattattctatgacatgaattttgaatgagtagtttgttgatgatatttcgGCTAcgaatatcattatcatcatcatcaataatcaaatcgataCATTTATTCtgttattaataataatcaaaatgtaaATCACAACATTTTGGTTCACAAGAtaagaatttcaattaaaatcaaatcattatttattttctggaCAATATTTATCCAGCTTGATATCGatattatatatgaaatcgattattatttgtcatttgGTTTTACTATTTGGTTTCTGTAAgaatatggaatttttttttcgtaataaatttcattacacaaaattattatcgattgcaatgaagtgaagaaaaagaaaaattgtccaaatcattcattgatctGTCGTTTCAATGATCTATGATTCTGTGTcgaatagaaagaaaaaacattccaGTCAGAATTATGAGTATTTGTattattacatcatcatgcaATTTAAcctgaccaaaaaaaaaaaaaaaaaaaaaaaaaatggatacgAATGTGTTTTATTAACATTGCCATACAATCATTATAAATGGGTATCCTTGTAAaagtttgttattttctttttccattcattcattcatccatcattatgatcatcatcatcatcatcatcattatgatcaaaatcgttgccacacacacacatacacacacacacacaaacatgaaaaaaaatcaactagaatagataatgataatttattagcctgataaataataacggaaatgagagaaaaaaaatgaacatggATTCTGTTGATCTgtatatgtttgtttgtaactGTTGTTTTGGTCACTAACTAATTCCTTTTGATGttctgtaatttttttccccgtTGTACAATTCTTTCCATATAATGATGGAATTCGgcttaaatattttttttttatttcatttgttgttgtttttttttaatataaacgatgtttgattattgaatgtaCGTGATGATTACgatgtttgtctgtgtgtgtgtgtgtgtgttgctCGATAATGACATTAATCCTTTTTCGACCAGCGTTGTCTACTGACAGGATAGAATTTGCTCTGCACACACTCTGACATATCAGTGCTAGTGTTCATTTCCATTGGCATtaaatttatgaaattttcattgtatcTCTTTCATTCTCTATTTTTGTCTCCATTGGGAAAGTATGAACGATTCAGTTCATTAGTTTAgtgatatgatatgatccAGATTCTAAAATTCTTAATTTTGGTTTGCTTATGTTTTTACATccgaaaataatcaattaatttatcaAGTTTTAatgagtgaatgaattttaatgaataactttgattgatttatccaTTCTCATAGCATATATCGAataaaatggccaaaatgTCACGAATGAATTGTGTAACCATGACCATGTTGATTATCAGTATGATTGTTGGATATATGGCAGCCGAATACATGTCAACGGATGatagtaagttttttttttcgttcgtataaaacaaaaatttttttttgttgatctatcaatcaatcaatcaatcattttgaataaattattaataactAGATCAAGATGatcttgattattatggtaTTATGTTGGCAAATTTGATAAACAATCGACAGCTTTTATCACCAGATAAACGTAGCTGCTTACGACGTGGTTCACCTTGCGATCATCGACCAAATGATTGTTGTCCACAATCAAGTGAGTGTTGTAAatttataaacaacaacaacaacaacaaaaatgctATACATGTCATGCTATTTCCCCCCCCCCACTACAATCCACGGAAACAATATCATTTTtaacaagaattttattttcattcaccatTTCTTTAGATAAATactatgtgtttgtgtacaATTCAatatgttcttttttttcatattttatcCTTTACGTTTAATCTCTCGAGGATTtagttttcgtttttttttctactgatgttgctgctgctgtcgttttcattttattccatacttccaaaaaaaaaaaaaaaaaaaaatgaaacttaATATCCGCTTTATATGTAtgtgaagaaacaaaaaaaaaacaataacagaTCAACAAAAAAGTGAAACGTTTTAAATAATTCAAGCTCAGCtctttagttttttttcttcttcttatgATACGTGTATTCAgcccacacatacacacttaAATGtcttatataataataaatatatgtcGGGCAAGCCAATTGTTTACCCGAAATGGATAGAGTAAACCTCTTGATGCCTAAAGacatttcattaaaaattctttgtttgatgacaattttttttctattcttcaaagtgaatgaaaaataaaaaaaaaatgtcaaattagAGCAACGTTTTATGTTTGAATAAGagattttttctcaattttttttgtgtcgaaacaaaacaaaaaaaaattgttccattttcgagaaagaaaaacaggcgaaaaaaaagtcgaatcataaaaatggatgaaaatttccTCGTTGTTGGTTTATTCattgagaagaaaaaaaataatcatccagaaaaaaaacaggattAATTCCCAAGGacgttagtttttttttgcctttgtatgacaaaaaatttccttAGTAAAAATGCATTGAGAAATCGTGCCATACGTAAACGATCAATTCCAATATTCGATATTCATAcggtttgtgtgtgtgtgtgtgtgtgtgtttgttttgataatTCAAAAGATTTATATAAGATTATATCATTGtccattgtgtgtgtatgtgtgtgtgttatcaaattcaaaccATCATATCGGATTCTAaacatttcttttcatatttttcatagCCATTCatctaaataaataaattgacattttgcccgttgttatttttatttttatttttgatagttttgagtgtgtgtgtgtgtgtattcttataataatttgacaTCTACAGAATTCTTTTGATATGAATCGAATAATTCTAACTGTTTCTTGTgtcatgtatttttttttttttggttcgtatttcattttcaccaaTAAATATAGTATGCCGATGTAATCTTTGGGGAACCAATTGTCGATGTCATCGGATGGGATTGTTTCAGGTAAgctgatgataattaaaatgaatttcaatacaaaacaaaaataaatgacaatGCAAACtcatttttgttaaaaatttttctcccTTTCTTCTTCTGGTTCACTTTTATAAACATGAATTTTAGAAAATTGgtaaaaagtaaaaaaataatcgtgTCAGctatcaacaatcaacagaCACAGAATCCAGAATACTAC encodes:
- the LOC124496129 gene encoding xibalbin-1; protein product: MAKMSRMNCVTMTMLIISMIVGYMAAEYMSTDDNQDDLDYYGIMLANLINNRQLLSPDKRSCLRRGSPCDHRPNDCCPQSICRCNLWGTNCRCHRMGLFQKIGKK